From the Geotrypetes seraphini chromosome 8, aGeoSer1.1, whole genome shotgun sequence genome, the window CACGCACGACTGCTCCAAAACTTCTCCACTGACGCGAGCCGCCcagatggaaacaggaagttgtgtcagaggagaaattTTGGGGCAGTCGCGCACAACTTATGAGAATGCTGTGGCGTCGGGGCCGCTCGGAGAGGGaaaattttgtttctgaaaaGCGTCTGCGAAGGTGACGGGAAGGGAGGAGATGGCTCGACagaggaagaggttgagtggcaccgaggggaactggagagaggaacagacactgaaaggtaatggggaagagagagggagagaggggagcagacactgcaagataaaaaaaaattgtgaaagaagagcggaaaaggagaggaaagagataccaGAGAACATTGGGGGAGGaaacagatatcagatctgaagggacgaaagaaggagagagatgctaaacaccacctgggggagggagtgaaagatggaaaggaagaagacaaagatgtcagaccaattggggggagggggacagtttctgatagaggcatagaaatagagcagatgccatatggaagaggcagagagaaggcagacagtggatggaaggaagagaatgacgagaagatgaggaaagcagaaaccagacaacaaaagctagaaaaatttatatttcttttctttgctttaggataaagtagtattgtagctctgttgataaacgtttataaacaaaaccctgccagctgaagatctcttcctctagttcagcatCCAGAattctgatttataaaatgacaattgtatagaatattatttatttttatactttagtaAAACAAATTCAGTTTACTATTccaggcttgtgcggatgggatcaaatggtttgcgggaacagggtggagatggagacaaattgtttccccgtgtcattctctagtgtaaaaGTTTTGCAAGACCATCATGGTAGTCCCATTCTTCACTGCTCAGCTTTCAGCAAGCTTGAGCTGTTCAGTATAAGACGACTTACTGTTCCAGTGGCAGCAAAACATTCCAAAAGGGGGGAAATTTCTAGTTGCCATGATGCCCTGGCACTCAGCATAATTGAGCATTGCTCTGTGCTAGATTTATATCCCCCACAGGATGTTAAGATTAattagaaaattagcaggtaaaaacctttcttttagtttctccagaccggtacagaaACTGATGGGGGGGGTTCTTTTCATTCCAGGGGCCATTTCTTAAAACGCAAGGATTCCTTTTGGGGGAgtcacgacccccccccccagcaggtcCCCCTCAAAAGAACTGCATACGCTGAAAGAAACggcccctggaaggaaaagaagTTCCCCACCAAGCATCAGTTTCTGTGCTGATCCGGAGAGGCAATAAAGAATTTCAATTTGAATCAATATTTTTTGTACTGCATTATGGCCCCCTCTTATCAAGCCATGGTAGCGCTGCTGCCACAGGAAATGCTCCAATACTCGCtcaatttctatgagtgtcagagcagcccTTGCTAAAACACTTGATAAAGGGGGCCTTTATTCTGCTAGATAGATCTGTGCagtaatacaatacaaaacagagaaaaagttaaAACTACAAATAAAATACATTAATCATAAGAGCATGAAAGAATAACCACACTCAATACATAAACTAAAATCCCAAATTAATTTACTCCACAATCTAGATCCTTCTCTACTTTAATAACTGATTGAAAGCTTCTGCCTAAACAGCAAATAGGAAGACTCTATTTAATATGTGaacgtctatcatatcccctctatccAGTGCAACTTTCATCATTACATTTCTGTATCTGACAAAAATAACAGAGTAAAAGAAAACATTTGTGTTTTATTGTGCATTACCTTAGAATTGTCTTCATCCAGCTGGACCCCTGAAGCAGTGGCATCAAAATCATGGATGGGAAGGGTGTTCAGCCAGTTTAACATGGACTTCTCTTCCAGCTCAGTTTTAATAATTGTTGGGTAGATATATTGTTGTTTGAAGCCAGTGATACTCTGCTCTTCCCCGTCCCACTCCAGCGCCTCATGCAGTCCATCGCTGCCAAATCGTCTATTGTACTCCTCAAAGTGGACAGCCTCCAGGACCAGGCCAAGCCCCGGAGCTTTAGGGATATCCACCTTTTCCTCCCCCCAGCTGCGCTCCATGATGGAATCTGATGCATAGCCCTTCATCACTGCAATCACTAGACCAATCATTTTCCGGATCTGGTGCATCATGAAGCTCTGACCTTTCACCTTTATCTCGGTGAACTCCAGGCCTTCTCTTACAAAGGGATTCTCACAGTGTATTTCCATGATGTAGCGTTTGGCACTGGGGTTTCGTGGACTCTTCTGAGACGTGAAGTTGTGGAAGTTGTGTGTTCCCTTATAGCGAGCCAGAAAACTGTTGACTCTCCGCAAGGTCTCCTGGCTCAGTCTGTACATCTCATCCTGGACATCAAGATCTTTGTGAGCAAAGGCAAAAGTAGGCAGCATATACAAATAGGTACGTGCATCACATGCATTCTTGGAGTTGAAACCACCAGTAACTCTCTTTAAACCTTAGAGGAGTAAAGCAGTCAAAATTAATTCTACTGAGATTTTGTTCTGATTACAAGCGCAACAGAAAACTGCTGCAACCCCTTACAATATTTTATGCTGTTCTTCACTACAGaagcctggggggtgggggaggagggttctTCGCCTTTCTCAAGCATGCACATTCAATCGCTCCCACCCAGAAAAACTATTACACATCAAAAGCACTATTGCTGGAACACTGTCCTCCCAATTCTATTAACCTGCATGCTAAAGTTATATAGGAAGTCcatgggttaagaacaagttctgttttttaaactgttcttaagttgaatttgtatgtaactcggatcctgtacaatacacagtctataaaaacattaaagaaacagttttcaaaataaagtactgtagtttaaatagaaagaaaagataggaggtttacacttacttttgttctttaTCCATCCCACAGTTTCCCCTCCACCgttacatccaacatttctccctctcatctctcttttccccatgcatctgtacctcaagcCTCTTCCACTACCATGTCCAATACCTCTCTCCATTTCCCCATgttcaccatctctttccttctcactcaagacacccatgcccaatttttctccctttccattccctccctacGTGAAGAATCATCCTTTAGTCTATAGGTTATACATGTATTCACACCCAGACCAAGGCTACAAGAACACATGTATATGTATCAAAAAGCTAAAGAATTATAATTTCTTACCCAAAATTCTGATATGTGAAGGAAGATAATCATTAATTTTTTCCACAATGTTATCTATCAACCAGACCTTCAGTGACACAATCtggccagctgcggaaacccccTGTACAAATACACAGAGATACACAACACTCAGAAATTTTCATCACAAGTATTATGCAAACAGATGAAGTCTAGGGACAGGATGTGCTGGGTGACGTGGAGACAGTGATAAAATGGGATTCGGTatggaagaaggggaggagagacaggaggTGACATTCTATCATGCTTCAGCAGACTGAGGCACCAGATCGAAACCCAAGAAAAAGCAGAAGAAACGAACCAGGCACCAAAACACTCAAGCCCCAATAGGGATAGGAGGAAGGGACCAGCTaaacatctctcctctccctttggaGATATCACCCACAGGGTTGTTATTggcccctcccacccttcttcgGGCCTCTTTATTCAGCCATTTCATGGCAGTTAGGGAGGATGAATCGGGCACCGAAGCCCCAGCATGGAGAGGAGCAAGGGACTGGCTAAacatccctcctctccccaccaGAGCCACTGACCAAGCAGCCGTTCTTGGCCCCTCCCATCCATCTTCAGGCCTCTTCATTCGGCCCTTTTCTGGCAGGCAGGGAGCACAAGCCGGGCACCAATGCACCCAAGTCCCagcagggagaggagaaagagaccAGATAAACATCCCTACTCTTCCCACTGGAGCCACTGACCACATGGCCGGCCTCTCCATCTTCAGACCTCTTCATTCGGCTCTTTTAAGGTCTGCATGACAGGCGGGCCTATACTGCCAGTGGGCCCTCGATGAAGGGCCCTTTGTGTGGACCAAGCAGAACAGAAAGACCGCGAGTAAATTCACTCTAAATATGAAGGCTCTTTGCTCACCGTAACCAACAACCTCAGAGTGTACCAATACAGCTCCCGGCATAACTTGCTATAACCTAATGCTAGACGTGTCCTGCTCTTTAAAATGTAATGCTGTATTAACAGAAAGCACTAAACCTCCCAAATCCTCCTCCACCACTGCATACCATGCGAACCGCTCTGTATCTCCAACCAACATTCCCTCCTCCGCCACTTGTCAGCAAAATGGGAGTGGCGGAGAGTATTTTTGCTTCTTCACTACATCACCCTCCTCCCCGACATCAAGAGCGACGACGTCTGGCCTATTCCAGCAGATACACTCCCTGGGGACTGACTCACCATTGGAACCTGATTCACTGCCATGATATTGGCCAACAACAATCGAATGCAGGAAACGACAGAGGGGATACAACTCCAAAAAGGGCAGCAAGGGCGGTGGGAAGTGACGTCACCAACCGGAATAGTCAGTGGTGAGTGAAGCTCTGCATGCCTCCCTGGCTTATTACACCCTTAAGCTGATAAAACCAGGCAATTGGGCCAAAAATAGATGTAACTGGTGGCAGAAGACAGCCTGGTGGGATCAGTATAAACAGATGTCAATATCTTGGCACGAAACCCTGCAAGAGTTTGCTTTTGTTCCTAGCAGCCAGGAGTGTGCCAAGATGGCGGCCCAAGAGACACAGCGAGCAGAGCCAGACCTTGGTGAAAACCTTGCAGTGAGTTCAGCCCCGGCTCCCAAGCTTGACCCAATGGAAGAGGTCCGGGTGATGTTACATGAGATCCAAACCGATATTAAAACTGTACAGGAAGAACTTTCCACTTTAGCGGCCTATCTCAGAGGCGAGATATCAGAACTGGGGCAGCGTGTAAGCAACAGAGAAGAACAGCATGTGGCATTGTTAGACTCACGAACAAAGGACTCGGCATTGGCAACCCAGCACATTTACGATCTTGATAAACTGGAAGACCTCGAAAATAGAAGTCGACGTTCAAATCTTCAGATACGTGGAGTTCCAGAGCTTGCTGATTATACGAATTGCTCCCAAATGGTACAAGTGATTGCGAGTCTCCTACTTTCTGATGCGACAACCAAAGTGCCGCTGGACTCTATCCAGCTTGAGCGTGCTCACCAAAACCTGGTGGATCCGTGTGGGAATAAGCCCCCAATATAATTGCATGTTTTGCAGATTATAAAACTAAATAATCTGTTATGCGGGCAGCAAGGAGCCGGGACAGCCTGCAATTTGACATTTACAAAATTAAGGTCTACCAAGATCGGATCTCATTGAAAATAGTTAGAAGCCTACTATCcctgggatccaagatggctgctgctgtCTGATGCTGTAAGGGCGCCTGAGAGTGTCTTCCTTACCTCTTGAATATGCCAAAAAGAAGGGGCAGGAGTTTTGGTGGTGCCTCCCAGCGCTCGGGACCCACAGTTTCCACAATTGAAGACATCTTTAGACGCCTTCAAAACGAGCAAACcggttcggggaatcgcccgctggaagCGTCAGTAGAGAGGAGTGCTTTGACGATATCCCATGGGCTAGACGTGACACTGAGCCCCGATGTCAGGACGCCTCCCTCcagccgttgccgctgggagctagctcaccgcgAGAGGAGAGCACGTCAGATGAGGCAGTGTTCTCCTCTCGAGAGGCCAGTATGTCGGAGGGCTTGCTGCAGGAAACAACTCAGAGGGACTTGCTCCCTCTGGAGAAACCAGCGACTGGGACAACTCGTGCTATGGAGGAACAGGGCGCTGAAGAGGTAGACCAGACATCTGAACTATCTATAACTACACCAATaattccttttgttcctgttaaGCCCCCAGAAGTCACTTTAGACTCGCTCTGGGAGTTAGTTGTGGCTTTGGATAATTCTCTGAATCCTCAAATTAAAAACTTAGATAAAGAACTTAAAGACCAGAAAGAAGTTATTAAGAATTTGAAAGAAGATATAGAAATATTGAAATCATATACCCAAGAAGATAAGAAGgacataaaaatgataaaaagtaatCATGACTTATTGGTAAAAGATAACCTGATaatgaggagaaaattggaagtaCTTGAAAACAACTCCCGGATTAATAATTTacgtttaattaattttccaaaggtctCATCAATTTCCCCAAGAGACATGATAaagcgttactttctggaaatactTACAATTCCTGAGAACTCATTACCACCATTGACAAgagtgtattatttacctataAAGATTCAGGATGTTCAGAAGAAAGATGTAATTGGAAAACCCCAGGAAAGTTCtctggatgtttctgctttattaGAACAGTCGGACAGAGAGGTGGCTATctcagccactctcttactgactgtagctctggctccagataaagactggatcctcaaacttttctttaaaaatagaaccagagacttcctgggtttccatattcaaatttttccggatgtctctaaagAGACttaaaagagaagaagggaatttctaatgttgaaacctggtgtgacccagattggggggtttatttttccttagatatccttgtaaatgtgtagtaagGTATCATACTTTGAAATATATGTTTTTTGAACCAGCTCATTTGACAGTCTTCCTCTCCACGAAGCGCCTTGGGAATGGAGAAAAATCAGCGTCCAAGGAATAATTAGTTCCTTTTCAGTATCAGATAAAGTGATTTCGCTTGGTTGTTATTTTGTACCTTTAAATCACTCCGTTTCTTAAGTCTTGGATCCTaaattttgaggactagtgtgtgattaagttgaGAATTATTTTTTTGGGATAGAAAGTAATTTTAATGTTATgttcaatattatgttttcttaattgcactttctgtacaagatgatatgcttgttaaataatgtaaaaatttctaaaataataataataaaaaaagaagccTACTATCCCTAGTATATGAGCCCTATAAACTTTCTCGTATATATGGGACATCAAATGCTTCATGATGGCGGGGATATGTCCAGTGTACATATTTATGCCAAATTTGGTGGGAATGCCCCTTCCTGTGGAGTTATTAGCATAAGGTAGGTCAACTCTTGGTGAGTATTATAGAGAAACACTTCCTGGAGTTGCCtgaatattgtttattaaacGCAGCCCCGCCGAGATAGGCATGAACAGCGGATGGCTGCATTGCTATTTACAGTCACGTGGATTGCTCTGGCACACTGCTGACGATCAGCCAAAATGCCAGCAGTTACCACTCTGTGTGGAAAGCTGGACCATATACACTTAATGTGTAAACTTACAGCGATTAGAAAGAACACACTACCGGCTTATCACAAAGTCTGGGATGgttatctcacttggaaagcggGATGTGAAGCTCGCATTGTATAACTTAGTTATTTTTGTTACCTTCAATCTCTCTTCATGTACTCTATTTCTcttgagggaagggagggggactgTATTGTATGGCAAAATGATACTGTTGTaattgtttaattttaaaaatgcaatAGAAATAATTTCAAAAAGGGCAGCAAGAGTAGGCTGCTCAGACAAATTCAGCTTATTATTGCAGAGTGCAGACGTACACCGCAAGGCTGTCCCTATGCCTATGTTAATATCTGATccataaaggggaaaaaaaaaatcaaccttggTTAAAGATTGGCTCACATCTGAATATCCTGTTCCAGACAGAAACTTGGCTTCCATCCCCAGATGACCCTCTAATCAGAGAATTTTGCCCCCCAGGATACAGGAAGGTCTCTTTATACAGGCAACTCAAAAGAAGACGAGGGCTAGCCATTGTGATCAAGAACTCCGTTGAATTCACAATCCTCTACTCCAAGCAAAAGGACAACCTGGAAATTCTATCACACCAAAGCAACACCACCACCCTGAAAGACACCCCCCCTCACAAAGCATCTTCTTTTAAGGCCCAACAAGACTTCTCAGACTTTGTGCTTAGGAACTCACTCTCCTCTCCCTGTCTTCTACTAGGAGACATTAACCTACACCTAGAACTCATTCACAAACAGACAATCAAGGACCTCTTCAATTTTCTACAGTCCCTCGGGTATTCCAGAAAACATATTGAAGCATCCTCCTTCTGGTTCAAATTCAAAAACTTTGAAGAGTCCTCAGACCCGCTAGACTTCTAAACTATCTTGGACAAAATTAGAACTGACGTTTTTGATACACTTGCCCCCAAATCCCTGCAAAAAAGATGGATCCGTGAGTCTGACAAATGGTTTGAAGAAGAGCTCCGAGACCTAAAATACACAGTCCTCTGCCTGGAGAGGACATGGTGCAAAGATCAAATCCAGGTCAACAAGGACACTAGCATGAACAAGTACAGAAATATAAACAAatgctcaaagaaaagaaaagcctacTACTCCCAGTTGGTGGGTGACCACTTCATCAACACTAAGGATCTCTTCAGAATAGTGTCTAAACACCACCAAACTAATCTTAGCTCCCAGGGAAGAACCCCCATCCAGTCAACAAAGTTGCTGATTACGTCTGTTCAAAGATCCAGTTTTTCCACAATATGCTCagcccccccaacacaccccatGTGCAATCTCTCCTCAAAACCACACTGCAGACAATCTGGGAAACGTTTGCCCCTATGTTTCAGAAACTCTAGTGGGAATCATCCATTTGTGTATTAGGCGTAGACACCTGCCCACCTGAGATCATTAGACTCGCTCTCCCAACTTCAGGGATAACTTTTCAACTGTAACAATGGCATATTCCCAGAGAACAAAGGGCATATCATGATAACACCCATTACCAAGAACAACAAGGAACCAATTTCCTCTGTCTCTTAACTCCAGCTAGTCTTCGTAAacaagggaggagggggggcaaGGGAAGTACAGGGGAGGGTTGTCACGGGCATGATGGCGgctgcaggagggagtgagcatccctccttctgccggggggtggggggaagagagatttGCTTAATGGCAGGTAAGAATGGAAATCCCTCCCGCTGCCAGAAGGTGTTGGGGGAGGATTGCTTGATggcggcaaaattttctggcatgtctgagctgtcctagccttacctacctgtcaatgcctgagccgatcagcactcaggcactgaccagtAGGACAGCTCAGAGCTGTTGCAAACTTTTGCtcgcaaatgtagga encodes:
- the PUS1 gene encoding tRNA pseudouridine synthase A isoform X3, which gives rise to MDISFSGKELIVDSAKQPRSDDGENEHSAKRFKGDKYDVHEIQKKYPKKKVVLLLSYAGKGYHGMQRNVGSSQFKTIEDDLIHALVQSGCIPENHGEDIKKMSFQRCSRTDKGVSAAGQIVSLKVWLIDNIVEKINDYLPSHIRILGLKRVTGGFNSKNACDARTYLYMLPTFAFAHKDLDVQDEMYRLSQETLRRVNSFLARYKGTHNFHNFTSQKSPRNPSAKRYIMEIHCENPFVREGLEFTEIKVKGQSFMMHQIRKMIGLVIAVMKGYASDSIMERSWGEEKVDIPKAPGLGLVLEAVHFEEYNRRFGSDGLHEALEWDGEEQSITGFKQQYIYPTIIKTELEEKSMLNWLNTLPIHDFDATASGVQLDEDNSKENKALEGSDVGGDSD
- the PUS1 gene encoding tRNA pseudouridine synthase A isoform X1, yielding MEMCWTGEEEGNVRYLACGKWQKVGQMDISFSGKELIVDSAKQPRSDDGENEHSAKRFKGDKYDVHEIQKKYPKKKVVLLLSYAGKGYHGMQRNVGSSQFKTIEDDLIHALVQSGCIPENHGEDIKKMSFQRCSRTDKGVSAAGQIVSLKVWLIDNIVEKINDYLPSHIRILGLKRVTGGFNSKNACDARTYLYMLPTFAFAHKDLDVQDEMYRLSQETLRRVNSFLARYKGTHNFHNFTSQKSPRNPSAKRYIMEIHCENPFVREGLEFTEIKVKGQSFMMHQIRKMIGLVIAVMKGYASDSIMERSWGEEKVDIPKAPGLGLVLEAVHFEEYNRRFGSDGLHEALEWDGEEQSITGFKQQYIYPTIIKTELEEKSMLNWLNTLPIHDFDATASGVQLDEDNSKENKALEGSDVGGDSD
- the PUS1 gene encoding tRNA pseudouridine synthase A isoform X2, whose protein sequence is MEMWWRKGKGACGKWQKVGQMDISFSGKELIVDSAKQPRSDDGENEHSAKRFKGDKYDVHEIQKKYPKKKVVLLLSYAGKGYHGMQRNVGSSQFKTIEDDLIHALVQSGCIPENHGEDIKKMSFQRCSRTDKGVSAAGQIVSLKVWLIDNIVEKINDYLPSHIRILGLKRVTGGFNSKNACDARTYLYMLPTFAFAHKDLDVQDEMYRLSQETLRRVNSFLARYKGTHNFHNFTSQKSPRNPSAKRYIMEIHCENPFVREGLEFTEIKVKGQSFMMHQIRKMIGLVIAVMKGYASDSIMERSWGEEKVDIPKAPGLGLVLEAVHFEEYNRRFGSDGLHEALEWDGEEQSITGFKQQYIYPTIIKTELEEKSMLNWLNTLPIHDFDATASGVQLDEDNSKENKALEGSDVGGDSD